The Nocardia arthritidis genome has a window encoding:
- a CDS encoding DUF1542 domain-containing protein codes for MLLLIIVIVVAVAAFVIVQSRRTKQRAELQLADALADARQVNERLGGQVYSLTGSNEAAKQALADASERHIAAGSQLEQARTPAQARLAKQTALEGLYYIRAARTAMNMDPGPEVPALDGQNTAGQVTENRTIDYDGRQITASPNPSATTPNYYPGGRVAGRPVPAGWYSEPWWKPALIGGAWGLGSALLFTTLFSGMEGVHYDAQGFESGYGDGYQDGLAAADSGYDNGGYDDASYDTGGSDYGNYDSSGYDSGDFFDSGGGFDGGGYDSGGDF; via the coding sequence ATCCTGCTGCTGATCATCGTGATCGTCGTCGCCGTCGCCGCATTCGTCATCGTGCAGTCCCGCCGAACCAAACAGCGCGCGGAACTACAACTGGCCGATGCGCTCGCCGACGCCCGCCAGGTGAACGAGCGGCTCGGCGGCCAGGTGTACAGCCTCACCGGCAGCAACGAGGCGGCCAAACAGGCGCTGGCCGACGCGTCCGAGCGGCATATCGCCGCAGGCTCGCAGCTCGAACAGGCCCGCACACCCGCGCAGGCGCGCCTCGCCAAACAGACCGCGCTGGAAGGCCTCTACTACATCCGCGCCGCGCGCACCGCCATGAATATGGACCCCGGCCCCGAAGTGCCCGCGCTCGACGGCCAGAACACCGCCGGTCAAGTCACCGAGAACCGGACCATCGACTACGACGGCAGGCAGATCACCGCATCCCCGAACCCGTCGGCCACCACACCCAACTACTATCCCGGCGGCCGCGTCGCCGGACGCCCCGTCCCCGCGGGCTGGTACTCCGAGCCGTGGTGGAAACCCGCGCTGATCGGCGGCGCCTGGGGCCTCGGCTCCGCACTCCTGTTCACCACCCTGTTCTCCGGCATGGAAGGCGTGCACTACGACGCCCAAGGCTTCGAAAGCGGCTACGGCGACGGCTACCAAGACGGGCTGGCCGCCGCGGACAGCGGCTACGACAACGGCGGATACGACGACGCGAGCTACGACACCGGTGGATCCGACTACGGCAACTACGACTCGAGCGGCTACGACAGCGGCGACTTCTTCGACAGCGGCGGCGGTTTCGACGGCGGCGGCTACGACTCCGGCGGCGACTTCTGA
- a CDS encoding acyl-CoA dehydrogenase family protein, with protein sequence MAVERMLPTQEARDLLELTRDIADKVLEPQVVECEKSATFPDDVFPALGAAGLLSLPYPDEFGGGGQPYEVYLQVLEELASRWAAVAVAVSVHGLSCHPLFTFGSDEQKQRWLGDMLSGETVGAYSLSEPQAGSDAAALRCRATKVDGGYRITGSKAWITNGGKADFYTLFARTGDGSRGISCFLVPRDTAGLSFGKPEEKMGLRAIPTTTAAYDDAFVPEERLIGEEGQGLSIAFSALDSGRLGIAAVATGLAQRALDDAVAYAKEREAFGRHIIDHQGLGFLLADMAAAVDSARATYLDAARRRDAGLPYSRQASVAKLIATDAAMKVTTDAVQVFGGYGYTQDFPLERYMREAKVMQIFEGTNQIQRLVIARQLAAN encoded by the coding sequence ATGGCGGTTGAGCGAATGCTGCCGACACAGGAGGCCAGGGACCTGCTCGAGTTGACCCGGGATATCGCGGATAAGGTGCTGGAGCCGCAGGTCGTCGAATGCGAGAAGTCCGCGACGTTCCCGGATGACGTATTTCCCGCGCTCGGCGCGGCCGGACTGCTGAGCTTGCCGTATCCGGACGAGTTCGGCGGCGGTGGTCAACCGTACGAGGTCTACCTGCAGGTGCTGGAGGAGTTGGCGAGCCGCTGGGCGGCGGTCGCGGTGGCGGTGAGCGTGCACGGCCTGTCCTGCCATCCGCTGTTCACCTTCGGCTCCGATGAGCAGAAACAGCGCTGGCTCGGCGATATGCTGTCCGGCGAAACCGTTGGCGCGTACAGCCTTTCGGAGCCGCAGGCCGGATCGGATGCGGCAGCACTGCGCTGCCGGGCCACGAAAGTCGATGGCGGATACCGGATCACCGGATCGAAGGCGTGGATCACCAACGGCGGCAAGGCCGATTTCTACACGCTGTTCGCCAGGACCGGCGATGGCTCCCGCGGCATTTCCTGCTTTCTGGTGCCGCGCGACACGGCGGGGCTGAGCTTCGGCAAGCCCGAGGAGAAGATGGGCCTGCGCGCCATCCCGACGACAACGGCCGCGTACGACGATGCGTTCGTGCCCGAAGAGCGGCTGATCGGCGAAGAGGGACAAGGGCTTTCGATCGCATTCAGCGCCCTCGATTCGGGACGGCTCGGCATCGCCGCGGTGGCCACCGGCCTGGCACAGCGCGCGCTCGACGACGCCGTCGCCTACGCCAAGGAGCGAGAAGCGTTCGGCCGCCACATCATCGACCATCAGGGCCTCGGCTTCCTGCTCGCCGATATGGCCGCGGCGGTGGATTCGGCCCGCGCCACCTACCTCGACGCCGCCCGCCGCCGCGACGCCGGACTCCCCTACTCGCGCCAGGCCAGCGTGGCCAAGCTGATCGCGACGGACGCCGCCATGAAGGTCACCACCGACGCGGTCCAGGTTTTCGGCGGCTACGGCTACACCCAGGATTTCCCGTTGGAGCGGTATATGCGCGAGGCCAAGGTGATGCAGATCTTCGAGGGCACCAACCAGATCCAGCGGCTCGTCATCGCGCGTCAGCTCGCCGCCAACTGA
- a CDS encoding TetR/AcrR family transcriptional regulator, which translates to MVSPLPPNKHREKSLRTRATLLDAAVESLAEVGYGGASIADITARAGVTRGAQLHHFHTREQLFAQTIGHLTQRQREALRRRLRTLPVACTGGAVLVELVTATFAGKLGKASVELYVGIANDRVLRREMLRAQHDLTVELLAACTDRIDPGIDSARIESAFWMTINLVRGTTLDEMVGRDRLRRKQVLADWTELAELALHRDPERRD; encoded by the coding sequence ATGGTTTCGCCGCTGCCGCCGAACAAACATCGGGAGAAGAGCCTGCGCACGCGGGCGACGCTGCTGGACGCGGCTGTGGAGAGCCTGGCCGAGGTCGGCTACGGCGGTGCGTCGATCGCCGATATCACCGCGCGCGCCGGGGTGACGCGCGGCGCTCAGCTGCACCACTTCCACACTCGGGAACAGCTTTTCGCGCAGACCATCGGGCATCTGACGCAGCGGCAGCGGGAGGCGTTGCGGCGGCGGCTGCGTACGCTACCCGTGGCGTGCACCGGCGGTGCGGTGCTCGTCGAGCTGGTCACCGCCACTTTCGCGGGCAAGCTCGGCAAGGCATCGGTGGAGCTCTACGTCGGCATAGCCAACGACCGCGTGCTGCGCCGCGAGATGCTGCGCGCCCAACACGATCTCACCGTCGAACTCCTCGCCGCGTGCACCGACCGCATCGATCCCGGAATCGACAGTGCGCGAATCGAATCCGCCTTCTGGATGACCATCAACCTGGTTCGCGGCACCACCCTCGACGAAATGGTCGGCCGAGACCGCCTGCGGCGCAAGCAGGTCCTGGCCGACTGGACCGAACTCGCAGAGCTGGCCCTGCACCGCGACCCCGAGCGGCGTGACTAG
- a CDS encoding flavin-containing monooxygenase produces MTSPSIIIIGAGFAGLGLALELRRNGLDNFVILERAADLGGVWRENTYPGAACDVPSPLYSWSFEPKSDWPRRFSEQADIHAYMRTVVEKYGLARYIRFGTEVTDAEFDERAGRWTVTTADGANLVADLLIPAVGQLSRPAMPNLPGIDTFTGPAFHSAEWDHRVDLTGKRVACIGTGASAIQYIPRIQPKAAHLTLFQRSAAWVLPKPDTEYSALHHALFKYFPPSRLAERFAVWSFFEVMALALTDIPAIKTPVIALADRHRTRQVTDPELRAKLTPDYAAGCKRGLFSNDYFPALAQPNVTVETSAIEAIIPSGIRTADGVEHEVDVIIYGTGFKGTEFLAPMNIYGAGGRKLADVWGDAGARAYLGLSVPDFPNMFIMYGPNTNVGSGSIVYMLESQARYIRQVVEYLTDRPGRSLAAKADAEQRWDHWLQRRLEDTPWNFCSSWYRNAAGRITNNWPGATVLYRWKTREFDPADYTERQAARPLG; encoded by the coding sequence ATGACATCGCCGTCCATCATCATCATCGGCGCGGGCTTCGCCGGACTCGGCCTGGCACTGGAGCTGCGCCGCAACGGCCTGGACAACTTCGTCATCCTGGAACGCGCCGCCGACCTCGGCGGCGTCTGGCGCGAGAACACCTACCCCGGCGCCGCATGCGATGTGCCGTCCCCGCTGTACTCGTGGTCGTTCGAGCCGAAATCCGATTGGCCACGGCGGTTTTCGGAGCAGGCCGACATCCACGCGTATATGCGCACGGTGGTCGAGAAGTACGGACTGGCGCGCTACATCCGGTTCGGCACCGAGGTCACCGACGCCGAATTCGACGAGCGCGCGGGCCGCTGGACCGTCACCACCGCCGACGGCGCGAATCTCGTTGCCGACCTGCTGATCCCGGCGGTCGGCCAGCTGTCCCGGCCCGCCATGCCGAATCTGCCCGGCATCGACACGTTCACCGGCCCGGCCTTCCACTCCGCCGAATGGGACCATCGCGTCGACCTCACCGGTAAGCGGGTGGCCTGCATCGGCACCGGAGCCAGTGCGATCCAATATATTCCGCGCATCCAGCCGAAAGCGGCCCACCTCACCCTGTTTCAGCGTTCGGCCGCCTGGGTGCTGCCCAAACCGGATACCGAATACAGCGCGCTGCATCACGCGCTGTTCAAATACTTCCCGCCGAGCAGGCTGGCCGAGCGGTTCGCCGTATGGTCCTTCTTCGAGGTTATGGCGTTGGCGCTCACCGACATTCCCGCCATCAAAACCCCGGTGATCGCGCTCGCCGACCGGCACCGCACCAGACAGGTCACCGATCCGGAGCTGCGGGCCAAGCTGACACCCGATTACGCGGCCGGCTGTAAACGCGGACTCTTCTCCAACGACTACTTCCCGGCGCTGGCCCAACCCAACGTCACCGTGGAAACCTCGGCGATCGAGGCGATCATCCCATCGGGCATCCGCACCGCGGACGGCGTCGAACACGAGGTGGACGTCATCATCTACGGCACCGGCTTCAAAGGTACGGAATTCCTCGCGCCGATGAATATCTACGGTGCGGGCGGACGCAAGCTGGCCGATGTCTGGGGCGATGCGGGCGCCCGCGCCTACCTGGGACTATCCGTTCCGGACTTTCCCAATATGTTCATCATGTACGGACCGAATACGAACGTCGGCTCCGGTTCCATCGTCTACATGCTGGAATCGCAGGCGCGCTACATCCGCCAGGTCGTCGAATATCTCACCGATCGGCCCGGCCGCTCGCTGGCCGCCAAGGCGGACGCCGAACAGCGCTGGGATCACTGGCTGCAGCGCAGGCTCGAAGACACGCCGTGGAACTTCTGCTCCAGCTGGTACCGCAACGCGGCGGGCCGGATCACCAACAACTGGCCCGGCGCGACGGTGCTCTACCGGTGGAAAACAAGGGAGTTCGACCCGGCCGACTACACAGAGCGACAAGCGGCGCGTCCGCTCGGCTGA
- a CDS encoding ISAs1 family transposase: MSLLELLGEVADPRARRGVRYSAGAILAAALAAVLAGARSLTAIGQWVGEAPVTVLSQLGFQGSVPAESTIRRFLQALDADALDKVIGEWMWRKTRGMRGRRVVSFDGKSLRGTREGDGRPIHLLSGVCQRLGVVLGQIGVGSKTNEIPMLRELLAGIDIDGMIITADAMHTNRDTATYITDLGGDYLLTVKDNQPRLRKALKKLPWHSVRTHDRTRTRRHGREETRTLKALAIRGPDIEFPGARLALKITRRRVDAKTRKFQSATIYAITSLTAADATPRQIAAWLRGHWHIENRVHCVRDVTFDEDRCRVRTGAGAQVMATLRNTTIGLLRLRGHHSIAAGLRHHSYQHERPLELLKSC, translated from the coding sequence GTGAGTTTGCTGGAGTTGCTGGGTGAGGTGGCCGATCCTCGGGCTCGTCGCGGTGTCAGGTATTCGGCGGGGGCGATTTTGGCGGCTGCGCTGGCCGCGGTGCTGGCGGGTGCGCGGTCGTTGACCGCGATCGGTCAATGGGTCGGCGAGGCACCGGTGACGGTGTTGTCGCAGTTGGGTTTTCAGGGTTCGGTGCCGGCGGAGTCGACGATCCGCCGGTTCCTGCAAGCCCTGGACGCGGATGCGTTGGACAAGGTGATCGGCGAATGGATGTGGCGCAAAACAAGGGGGATGCGGGGTCGGCGGGTGGTGTCGTTCGACGGTAAATCCTTGCGTGGCACCCGCGAGGGTGACGGTCGGCCGATCCATCTGCTCTCGGGCGTCTGCCAGCGGCTCGGGGTAGTCCTGGGACAGATCGGCGTGGGCTCCAAAACGAACGAAATCCCCATGCTGCGTGAGCTTTTGGCGGGAATCGACATCGACGGGATGATCATCACCGCCGATGCGATGCACACCAACCGCGACACCGCCACCTACATCACCGACCTCGGCGGGGACTACCTGCTGACCGTGAAAGACAACCAACCCCGCTTGCGCAAGGCATTGAAGAAACTGCCCTGGCATTCGGTCCGCACACACGACCGCACCCGCACCCGCAGGCACGGCCGCGAAGAAACCCGCACCCTCAAAGCCCTCGCCATCCGCGGCCCCGATATCGAGTTCCCCGGCGCCCGGCTGGCGTTGAAAATCACCCGCCGCCGCGTCGATGCCAAGACCCGCAAATTCCAGTCCGCCACCATCTACGCCATCACCAGCCTGACCGCCGCCGACGCCACACCCCGGCAGATAGCGGCCTGGTTGCGTGGGCACTGGCACATCGAGAACCGGGTGCACTGCGTCCGCGATGTCACCTTCGACGAAGACCGATGCCGGGTCCGCACCGGCGCCGGGGCGCAAGTGATGGCCACCCTGCGAAACACAACGATCGGTCTGTTACGCCTCCGCGGTCATCACAGCATCGCCGCTGGCCTCCGCCACCACTCCTACCAGCACGAACGCCCCTTAGAACTACTCAAAAGTTGCTGA